TGTAGTGCGTGATGCCGACGGCGCGGATCGTGCCCGCCGCGCGCAGCTCCTCCAGATAGGGCAGGTACTCGCGCCATCCGACGAGGTTGTGAATCTGGTAGAGGTCCACCACGCCCCCGTACCAGTCGAGCGCGCGCCGGATCTGCTCGCGCCCCTCGCGGAAGCTGCCCGCCCAGACCTTGGTGGCGATGAGCACGCTCGGCCGGCGGCCATCGAGGGTCTCGGCGAGCACCTGCTCGGCACGCCCGTACATGGGGGAGCTGTCGAAGAAGGTCGCGCCGCCCGTGATCGCGGCATCCGTCACCGCCCGCACCTGGGCGGGCTCCTGCACGTCGAAGGTCTGCCAGGTGCCCATGCCGATGACCGGCACGGTGAGGCCGCTACGGCCGACAGGACGATGCTCCATGGTGGGCGAGAGTGTACACGACGGCCCCGGCCGCCTCTCATCACCTTCTCATCTTGGCCTGTTAGGCTGAAGGCATGGTTCACGAGCTGCCCGCGACCATCAACGTGTTCGGCGGTGCGCCCGTGCCCGCCACCGCGCGCGTGCTGCAGCAGAGCCCCTCCGAGCGCATGACGCGCGTGCTCTCGGCGCTCGGCGTGTGCTGGGGCATCGCCGCCGTCACCGTGTTCATGCCGGTGGCACACTTCTTTCTCGTGCCGACGTTTCTGCTGCTGGGCATCGTGCTCGCGGTGGTGCGCAGCCGCGAGGACGTGCGCCTCCTCGGCGCGCACGGCCGCTGTCCCCGCTGCGGGGTCGAGCAGGACTTTCCGGGCGGCGGACGCTTCCAGGGCGAGCTCGCGCTCGATTGCCCGCGG
This DNA window, taken from Candidatus Methylomirabilota bacterium, encodes the following:
- a CDS encoding aldo/keto reductase: MEHRPVGRSGLTVPVIGMGTWQTFDVQEPAQVRAVTDAAITGGATFFDSSPMYGRAEQVLAETLDGRRPSVLIATKVWAGSFREGREQIRRALDWYGGVVDLYQIHNLVGWREYLPYLEELRAAGTIRAVGITHYSAAAFDEMARIVESGRVTAIQIPLNPHEREVERHLLPLAAERGVGVIVMRPLGQGALARRAPAARELGFLAEHGLRTWAQALLNWGVSDPRVSVSIPATGRAAHMEDNCAVGGARRFDAATRARVAALAARL